A genome region from Pseudomonadota bacterium includes the following:
- a CDS encoding HD domain-containing protein: MGEDATRPTPNKSGARLMAEKIFRDAVHGDIALDAQVEVALIDTPEFQRLRGIKQLGTASMVYPSALHSRFEHSLGTSHLARRIVTSVEAAQGPFADADEKRALYAAALLHDVSHIPYGHTFEDERHIFPRHDEPARFAAFLRSGEL; encoded by the coding sequence GTGGGCGAAGACGCGACACGCCCCACCCCGAACAAGAGCGGAGCGCGGCTGATGGCCGAGAAGATCTTTCGTGACGCCGTTCACGGCGACATCGCCCTCGATGCACAGGTCGAAGTCGCACTCATCGACACCCCGGAGTTCCAACGCCTCCGGGGCATCAAGCAGCTGGGCACCGCGTCGATGGTCTATCCGTCGGCGCTGCACTCCCGGTTTGAGCACAGCCTTGGCACCAGCCATCTCGCGCGCCGCATCGTGACTTCCGTCGAGGCGGCGCAAGGGCCGTTCGCCGATGCAGACGAGAAGCGCGCGCTGTATGCCGCAGCGCTGCTGCATGACGTCTCGCACATCCCCTACGGGCACACGTTCGAGGATGAGCGTCACATCTTTCCGCGACATGACGAGCCGGCGCGCTTCGCCGCATTCCTGCGCAGCGGCGAGCTC